The following are from one region of the Paenibacillus protaetiae genome:
- a CDS encoding asparagine synthase-related protein: MSAISGILCKNGADVPEENVALIMNAMRIIPADNTAKWHNNPIFLGCHTQWITLQSIHEILPYYDNVRRLAITSDAIIDNRSELFEKLQVPLFIRDTMTDSELLLLAYEHWGSMMVPHLVGDFAFMIWDENRQHLFGARDFSGARTLYYHQDHNFFSFCTLIKPLLELPYVEKKLNEQWLAEYLSVKSWIDQPNQSNSVYQNIMQLPPSHTITVSFDQIHIQKYDSLANIKPLKLSSSEEYEEAFREVFQNAVTARFRTNRAIGSHLSGGLDSGSVASFAAHALQKEQRQLHTFSYVPTDSFVDWTAKHRIADERPLILETIRYAGNMNAHFLDFSDSNPYSEIDVLLNVLESPYKFFENSFWLKGIYEEANKLNIGVLLNGFRGNHSISWGSARPYYAKLLRHLKWYKFAKEVKFYSHNTGISRTRLYKAIGKQAFPFFHFNTSASPEFPPLINEEFAKSKGLSAVDSLEIAWPNDMEKARHQHFKHVHTWSSTGMSSCKLSLQYSLRTHDPTNDLRVIRFCLSLPMEQYIQQGMDRALVRRSTKNVLPDSIRLNQRTRGIQAADSLHRMTKEWKTFISELDQMSLDPRMNQYLNMAVIKNEINKARNGLSSDQAYSITIKLLMRSLIVYRFANQF, encoded by the coding sequence TTGAGTGCTATATCAGGTATACTTTGCAAGAACGGTGCGGATGTCCCAGAAGAAAATGTCGCCTTAATAATGAATGCAATGAGAATTATCCCAGCCGATAACACCGCCAAATGGCATAATAACCCTATATTTCTAGGCTGCCACACTCAATGGATTACCCTTCAATCTATTCATGAAATCTTGCCCTATTATGATAATGTCCGCAGGCTTGCCATTACCTCTGATGCCATTATTGATAATCGAAGCGAACTTTTTGAGAAGCTCCAAGTGCCTCTTTTTATAAGAGATACTATGACAGACAGTGAACTACTGCTGCTAGCTTACGAGCACTGGGGAAGTATGATGGTGCCTCATTTAGTCGGTGATTTTGCCTTTATGATTTGGGATGAAAACAGGCAACACCTATTCGGTGCCAGAGACTTCAGCGGTGCAAGAACACTTTATTACCATCAAGATCATAATTTTTTTTCCTTTTGCACCCTCATAAAACCTTTACTTGAGCTTCCATATGTTGAAAAAAAGTTGAATGAGCAATGGTTGGCAGAATATCTTTCTGTAAAAAGTTGGATAGATCAGCCAAATCAGTCCAATTCAGTATATCAAAACATTATGCAACTTCCTCCATCCCATACCATTACGGTATCTTTTGATCAAATACATATCCAGAAGTATGACAGTTTGGCAAATATTAAACCTTTAAAGTTAAGCTCATCTGAGGAATATGAAGAAGCTTTTCGAGAAGTTTTTCAAAATGCTGTAACTGCAAGGTTTAGAACAAATCGTGCTATAGGCTCTCATTTAAGCGGAGGCCTCGATTCAGGTTCAGTTGCAAGCTTTGCAGCTCACGCATTACAAAAGGAACAGCGTCAGTTGCACACCTTCAGTTATGTGCCTACTGACTCATTCGTTGACTGGACCGCCAAACACCGAATTGCTGACGAAAGACCACTCATCCTTGAAACTATACGTTATGCAGGAAATATGAACGCTCATTTTCTTGACTTCAGTGACTCCAACCCCTATTCAGAAATCGACGTACTTCTTAATGTATTGGAAAGTCCATATAAATTTTTTGAAAACTCATTTTGGCTTAAGGGAATATATGAAGAAGCAAATAAGCTTAATATAGGTGTTCTTCTAAATGGGTTCAGAGGAAACCACAGTATCTCCTGGGGATCGGCTCGGCCTTATTACGCTAAACTTTTACGCCATCTCAAATGGTACAAATTCGCTAAAGAAGTGAAATTTTATAGTCATAATACAGGCATTTCACGCACTCGCTTATACAAAGCAATAGGAAAACAAGCATTTCCATTCTTTCATTTCAATACATCGGCCAGTCCCGAGTTTCCTCCGCTAATAAATGAAGAATTCGCTAAGTCAAAAGGACTGTCTGCAGTAGATTCTTTAGAGATAGCTTGGCCAAATGACATGGAAAAAGCAAGGCATCAACACTTCAAACATGTTCATACATGGAGTTCTACTGGCATGAGTTCTTGTAAACTGTCATTGCAATATTCATTGCGCACACATGATCCAACAAATGATTTGAGAGTCATTCGCTTTTGCCTCTCGTTGCCTATGGAGCAATACATTCAACAAGGAATGGATCGTGCACTTGTCAGACGCTCGACAAAAAATGTACTACCCGATTCTATACGCTTAAATCAACGCACAAGAGGAATCCAGGCAGCTGATTCCTTACACCGCATGACAAAAGAATGGAAAACGTTTATTTCAGAACTTGATCAGATGAGCTTGGATCCACGAATGAATCAATATTTAAATATGGCTGTCATCAAAAATGAAATTAACAAAGCCAGGAACGGTTTATCTTCTGATCAGGCTTACAGCATTACAATCAAACTTCTGATGAGAAGTTTGATTGTCTACCGATTTGCAAATCAATTTTGA
- a CDS encoding paeninodin family lasso peptide, translated as MKKTWDVPVLEILDVRKTLSGKGHEIPDAVQPDDDDTIFHTPS; from the coding sequence ATGAAAAAAACATGGGATGTTCCAGTGTTAGAAATCCTTGATGTTCGTAAAACTTTGTCCGGCAAAGGCCATGAAATTCCGGATGCAGTGCAACCGGATGATGATGACACTATCTTTCACACACCAAGCTGA
- a CDS encoding aldolase: MSQSISQTLFYQAFGQTIQSDILLPELIMADSPISDIDVTIRYENLSRKLNEFIQNRTSYQIKKGYFAFYVPEVACFVIENGDMISVYPDKQENLDRIRLYVLGTCMGAILHQKQIVALHGSAIVIQDKAYAFVGDSGQGKSTLASAFIQQGYKLLTDDVIAIKMINDNPMVMPAYPQQKLWQESLAAFGMNPERYSPLFDRETKYAVPVSSNFINTPVPLAGVFELTKLDCELPKLISYSTLEGMHLLYRHTFRNLLLSAEDLKDWHFDASVHMVSHLGLYRLERPIHTFTANQLASLVKSVAVAYR; this comes from the coding sequence TTGTCCCAATCAATATCTCAAACTCTGTTTTATCAAGCATTTGGCCAAACCATTCAAAGTGATATTTTGCTACCGGAGTTAATAATGGCAGATAGCCCTATTAGTGATATCGATGTGACCATCAGATATGAAAATCTTTCCAGAAAGCTTAATGAATTTATTCAAAATCGTACCAGCTATCAGATCAAAAAAGGATACTTTGCATTTTATGTTCCTGAAGTAGCTTGTTTTGTTATTGAAAATGGCGATATGATCTCCGTTTATCCTGACAAACAAGAGAACCTGGATCGAATCAGACTATACGTTTTGGGAACTTGCATGGGGGCTATCTTGCACCAAAAACAAATAGTAGCTCTTCACGGAAGCGCCATCGTGATACAAGACAAAGCCTACGCCTTCGTTGGTGATTCAGGTCAAGGGAAATCAACGCTTGCATCTGCATTCATTCAACAAGGCTACAAGCTGCTCACAGATGATGTCATTGCCATTAAAATGATCAATGACAACCCGATGGTCATGCCTGCCTATCCCCAACAAAAATTGTGGCAGGAAAGCCTTGCTGCTTTCGGAATGAATCCCGAAAGGTATTCACCGTTATTTGATAGAGAAACCAAGTATGCGGTCCCTGTATCATCCAATTTTATAAACACTCCTGTTCCATTAGCTGGTGTATTCGAACTAACAAAACTGGATTGTGAACTTCCCAAGCTCATATCTTATTCAACACTTGAAGGAATGCATCTCTTGTACCGCCATACCTTCCGTAATTTGTTATTATCAGCTGAAGATTTAAAAGACTGGCATTTCGATGCATCTGTTCATATGGTTAGCCACCTTGGCCTGTATCGGCTGGAGCGGCCAATACATACGTTTACCGCCAATCAGCTAGCTTCGCTTGTAAAGTCAGTTGCCGTTGCCTACCGTTAA
- a CDS encoding ABC transporter ATP-binding protein, translated as MKFILHYVRQFSAFTGYRLYLNLLAMVAISLLDGIGSLMLIPMLSVSGLIGVDISVNQMTRLLSFLNRFPVTISLVILLGIYITVSLGQNVLQRLSSLQNVHIHQKFITHLRFRIHRALILANWRFYLQRRNSDIINTLTNELPRVSSGVYLFFQTITTLLFTLVQIGLAFWLQPFITLIVLICGVALAMFARRYSRKAYSLGKETVNTYEAYQAGITDIFNGIKEIKTNNLGHSRLQRVHDLSQKQQREQESFNNVRTKSQLVYKMSSVLLIAGLLYLSVVLFHAQPGQLLLIIVIFSRLWPRFITMQNNMEQIFSNIPAFQKTIELEKEALKESKANTFSTELTNNTDPLELHHGITCQDVSFRYDQANSAYALKNMNLEIPANRMTAIVGRSGAGKSTLIDLIMGLIEPSEGSIRVDGKPLQNETLERFRHSISYVPQDPYLFHGTIRDNMLLFVPEATDEQIWESLELSYGAAFVRKLPSGLDTVIGDRGIKLSGGERQRIVLGRALLRKPSILILDEATSALDNENEANIQEVLHQLKGRVTILVIAHRFTTIRNADQVIVLEQGQIAQAGEYQQLAKDTKGIFKVLLGEDHASRERLQPSAFQM; from the coding sequence ATGAAATTCATCCTGCATTACGTGAGACAGTTTTCGGCATTTACTGGTTATAGATTATACCTCAATCTTTTAGCTATGGTTGCAATCAGCCTGCTCGACGGCATTGGCTCTTTAATGCTCATTCCAATGCTTAGCGTAAGCGGGCTTATTGGTGTCGACATCTCCGTTAATCAGATGACCCGCCTCTTATCTTTCCTGAATCGTTTCCCTGTCACTATCAGTTTAGTTATCCTATTGGGAATCTATATTACCGTTTCACTTGGACAAAATGTTCTGCAGCGCTTATCTTCCCTGCAAAACGTTCATATCCATCAAAAATTCATCACCCATTTGCGATTTAGGATACACCGGGCATTGATTCTTGCAAATTGGAGATTTTACTTGCAACGCCGAAACTCTGATATTATCAATACATTAACAAACGAGCTGCCGCGGGTCAGCAGCGGCGTCTATTTATTTTTCCAGACTATTACAACACTTTTATTCACATTAGTCCAAATTGGATTGGCTTTTTGGCTGCAACCTTTCATTACTTTAATTGTTTTGATCTGCGGAGTTGCACTTGCCATGTTCGCCAGAAGGTACTCCAGAAAAGCTTATTCATTAGGTAAAGAAACCGTTAACACTTACGAAGCGTATCAAGCGGGGATTACAGATATATTTAATGGAATTAAGGAAATAAAAACCAATAACCTTGGACATTCACGTTTGCAGCGAGTTCATGATCTCTCTCAAAAGCAACAAAGAGAACAGGAATCTTTTAATAACGTCCGTACCAAATCGCAGCTTGTTTACAAGATGTCATCCGTTCTTCTTATCGCAGGGTTGTTGTACCTTTCGGTTGTGTTATTCCATGCTCAACCTGGTCAATTGTTGCTTATTATCGTCATATTCTCAAGACTTTGGCCCCGCTTTATAACTATGCAAAATAATATGGAACAAATTTTTTCTAATATTCCTGCTTTCCAGAAAACCATAGAGCTTGAGAAAGAAGCTTTAAAGGAATCGAAAGCGAATACTTTCTCGACAGAATTAACGAATAATACGGATCCGCTCGAACTGCATCACGGCATTACCTGCCAGGATGTAAGTTTCCGTTATGATCAAGCCAATTCAGCGTACGCTTTAAAAAATATGAACCTCGAAATTCCAGCCAATCGGATGACAGCGATTGTCGGCCGGTCAGGGGCAGGCAAAAGCACTTTAATTGATCTTATTATGGGGTTGATTGAACCATCGGAAGGAAGCATACGGGTGGATGGAAAACCGCTTCAGAACGAAACGTTGGAACGCTTCCGCCACTCCATCAGCTATGTCCCGCAAGACCCTTATTTGTTCCATGGAACGATCCGGGACAACATGCTTTTATTTGTCCCCGAAGCGACAGATGAGCAAATTTGGGAGTCTTTAGAGTTATCATACGGAGCAGCATTTGTACGCAAGCTCCCTTCCGGTTTGGATACGGTTATTGGAGACAGGGGCATTAAGTTGTCCGGCGGAGAAAGGCAGCGGATCGTTTTAGGCCGAGCTTTGCTCCGAAAACCGTCCATTCTCATATTGGATGAAGCTACCAGCGCATTGGATAATGAAAATGAAGCCAATATTCAAGAGGTTCTTCACCAGCTCAAAGGGCGTGTTACCATTCTGGTTATTGCCCACCGCTTCACTACAATACGCAATGCGGATCAAGTTATCGTTCTAGAACAAGGACAAATTGCTCAAGCCGGAGAATACCAACAGCTGGCAAAAGACACAAAAGGAATTTTTAAAGTATTGCTAGGAGAAGACCATGCAAGCCGTGAACGGCTTCAGCCATCCGCATTCCAGATGTAG
- a CDS encoding methyltransferase domain-containing protein, with protein sequence MSGRTASHWFDNIKEEIKDQRTSRQNNLRFAAAILPAAWNAVRLARRVMLDHNYRSILRLQLFNHEEVHQTSSTTFMNRYPAIFTAAKNYFAGKPNLNLLSYGCSTGEEVLTLRQYFPNARIIGAEINKRSLHICRSLPVDDQIAFIKSTSEELAKHGPYDAIFCMAVLQRKPHDITDKGITDLSGIYPFEKFERQVNELNQLVMPSGLLIIHFTQYSFLDTAAASYYKVMEGYSQHKYPSHVFDKNSKLALNKLPYPSIFIKTNT encoded by the coding sequence ATGAGCGGGAGGACAGCATCGCATTGGTTCGATAACATCAAGGAAGAGATCAAGGATCAGCGCACATCCAGGCAAAATAACCTCCGGTTTGCGGCCGCCATTTTGCCGGCAGCTTGGAACGCTGTCCGATTGGCACGCCGCGTAATGCTAGACCATAATTATCGATCCATCCTCCGGCTTCAGCTATTTAATCACGAGGAGGTTCATCAGACTTCTTCCACTACCTTCATGAACCGTTACCCTGCTATATTTACCGCAGCCAAAAATTATTTTGCAGGCAAACCAAACTTAAATCTGCTGTCGTATGGCTGTTCTACCGGAGAAGAGGTGCTGACGCTGCGCCAATACTTTCCGAATGCACGCATTATAGGTGCTGAAATCAATAAACGAAGCCTTCATATATGCCGTTCACTGCCAGTGGATGACCAAATCGCCTTTATAAAATCTACTTCAGAAGAGCTGGCGAAACACGGTCCCTATGATGCGATATTCTGCATGGCTGTTTTACAAAGAAAGCCTCACGATATAACGGACAAAGGGATAACGGATTTGAGCGGTATTTATCCATTTGAGAAATTTGAGCGGCAGGTGAACGAACTAAACCAGCTTGTAATGCCCAGCGGGCTGCTTATCATCCATTTTACGCAGTATTCCTTTTTGGACACGGCAGCTGCTTCCTATTATAAAGTGATGGAAGGCTACTCCCAGCATAAATACCCTTCACATGTGTTTGACAAAAACAGCAAGCTTGCTCTTAATAAGCTCCCTTATCCTTCGATTTTCATAAAAACAAATACATAA
- a CDS encoding M3 family oligoendopeptidase, with protein sequence MSTYPLTWNLDVIYEGGSSSPAFAAELQGIEQDVVKLDQLVAAGEGGQPEQLTAIAELMQSILLRIRESDSFVSCLLAQNMKDAKAAALSDRVKTASAKFDGVLTRFDSILRSMDDSAFEAWLSSGAAAQVAFNLRERRELAKEKLAPEQEALIGDLAVNGYHGWGEMYNTIVSRAKFTDKGTDGTEKTLSAGQMFNRLSDGDRAVRETAFAEWERVWGEQADLCSDTLNRLAGFRLGVYENRGWEEILKEPLHINRMSEATLNAMWDAITEGKPEVVRYLERKAKLLGVEKLEWHDVTAPLGADARTIPYEEACEFIVEQFRSFSPDMADFADMALKEGWIEAEDRPGKRPGGFCTSLPLSGQTRIFMTYSGTMDNVSTLAHELGHGYHQHVMNDMPALSQEYAMNVAETASTLAELIVTDSAMKAAKSDEEKLGLLETKLQNAVAFFLNIHARFIFEKAFYAKRKQGMVTAEELNELMEEAQREAYAGSLGSTHPHFWASKLHFYLTDVPFYNFPYTFGYLFSTGIYARAQQEGPSFAEKYVALLRDTGSMTVEELAKKHLGVNLEEPDFWREAVQLAVSDVKLFLELTEQ encoded by the coding sequence ATGAGTACATATCCATTAACTTGGAATCTGGACGTTATTTATGAAGGCGGATCTTCGTCGCCTGCATTTGCAGCTGAGCTGCAAGGCATCGAACAAGACGTTGTCAAACTGGATCAGCTTGTCGCAGCCGGTGAAGGCGGCCAGCCGGAGCAGCTGACGGCTATCGCCGAGCTGATGCAGTCCATTCTGCTGCGCATTCGCGAGTCGGACTCGTTTGTATCGTGCCTGCTTGCGCAAAACATGAAAGACGCCAAAGCCGCAGCCTTAAGCGATCGTGTCAAAACAGCATCTGCCAAGTTTGACGGCGTGCTTACCCGCTTTGACAGCATCCTGCGCAGCATGGATGACAGCGCGTTCGAAGCGTGGCTGTCCAGCGGAGCGGCTGCGCAAGTCGCTTTCAACCTGCGCGAGCGTCGCGAGCTGGCGAAGGAAAAGCTCGCTCCGGAACAGGAAGCGCTGATCGGCGACCTAGCCGTTAACGGCTATCACGGCTGGGGCGAAATGTACAATACAATCGTTTCCCGTGCCAAATTCACAGACAAAGGCACAGACGGCACGGAAAAAACACTCTCCGCCGGCCAAATGTTCAACCGCCTGTCAGACGGCGATCGTGCGGTCCGCGAGACGGCTTTTGCGGAATGGGAACGCGTATGGGGCGAGCAGGCTGACCTGTGCTCGGATACGCTGAACCGTCTCGCAGGCTTCCGCCTTGGCGTATATGAGAACCGCGGCTGGGAGGAAATCCTGAAGGAGCCGCTGCACATCAACCGGATGAGCGAAGCGACGCTGAACGCGATGTGGGACGCGATTACGGAAGGCAAGCCGGAGGTCGTCCGCTATCTGGAGCGCAAAGCGAAGCTGCTTGGCGTCGAGAAGCTGGAATGGCATGATGTAACGGCGCCGCTTGGCGCGGATGCTCGTACAATTCCGTACGAGGAAGCTTGCGAGTTTATCGTGGAGCAGTTCCGCTCGTTCAGCCCGGATATGGCGGATTTTGCGGATATGGCGCTGAAGGAAGGCTGGATTGAAGCGGAAGACCGTCCCGGCAAACGCCCCGGAGGCTTCTGCACATCGCTGCCGCTGAGCGGGCAGACGCGTATTTTTATGACGTATTCCGGAACGATGGATAACGTCTCGACGCTTGCCCATGAGCTGGGCCATGGCTACCACCAGCATGTCATGAACGATATGCCTGCGCTGTCGCAGGAGTACGCGATGAACGTGGCGGAGACTGCATCGACGCTGGCGGAGCTCATCGTAACCGATTCGGCGATGAAAGCGGCGAAGTCGGATGAAGAGAAGCTTGGTTTGCTTGAAACGAAGCTGCAGAATGCGGTAGCGTTTTTCCTGAACATCCATGCCCGCTTTATTTTTGAAAAAGCGTTTTATGCAAAACGGAAGCAGGGCATGGTAACGGCGGAAGAGCTGAACGAACTGATGGAAGAGGCGCAGCGTGAAGCATACGCCGGCTCGCTCGGCAGCACGCACCCGCATTTCTGGGCGTCGAAGCTGCACTTCTACTTGACGGATGTGCCGTTCTACAACTTCCCATACACGTTCGGCTACCTGTTCAGCACAGGCATTTATGCAAGAGCGCAGCAGGAAGGCCCTTCCTTCGCGGAGAAATATGTGGCGCTGCTGCGGGATACGGGCAGCATGACGGTAGAGGAACTGGCGAAGAAGCATCTTGGCGTCAACCTCGAAGAGCCGGACTTCTGGCGTGAAGCGGTTCAGCTTGCCGTGTCCGACGTGAAGCTGTTTCTGGAGCTGACGGAGCAATAA
- a CDS encoding YycC family protein, translating into MSMPLQISPETAIKLSKELNVPIEHLMHMPKHILLQKLAELAKKDQPPADGATES; encoded by the coding sequence ATGTCCATGCCTTTGCAAATATCGCCCGAGACGGCCATTAAGCTTTCCAAAGAGCTTAACGTGCCGATTGAGCATCTCATGCATATGCCTAAACACATCCTGCTTCAAAAACTTGCCGAACTTGCGAAAAAAGATCAGCCGCCCGCGGACGGAGCGACAGAGTCATGA
- a CDS encoding DUF2225 domain-containing protein: MELEPLYRIQVNCPCCGSTFSTSRVRQSFKRALRTDTDFCGHYREGANPDYYVVRVCPICGYASTENSMAQLSNRQKEAYYNEVGKRWTSRDYGGERNNAQALDSYKLALMTCQAVGESDRLIAGILHHLAWLYRETGQEEQERKFLRFALDAYVQVYEEGEHTSSDARLMYLIGELNRRVGERNEAVRWFTRVIHDERIVDSAMIRACREQWQLIREEMHEEGALSNG, from the coding sequence ATGGAGCTCGAACCGCTGTATCGCATTCAAGTAAATTGTCCCTGCTGTGGGTCAACCTTTTCAACATCACGAGTAAGACAAAGCTTTAAGCGTGCGCTCCGTACCGACACGGATTTTTGCGGGCATTACCGGGAAGGGGCTAATCCGGATTATTATGTGGTGCGTGTTTGTCCAATCTGCGGTTACGCCTCAACGGAGAATAGCATGGCGCAGCTGTCGAACAGGCAGAAAGAAGCTTACTACAACGAGGTCGGCAAACGATGGACAAGCCGCGATTACGGCGGGGAGCGCAATAACGCTCAAGCGCTTGACAGCTACAAGCTGGCGCTGATGACCTGCCAAGCGGTCGGGGAAAGCGACCGGCTTATTGCGGGCATCCTGCATCATTTGGCCTGGCTTTACCGCGAGACGGGGCAAGAGGAGCAGGAACGGAAGTTTTTGCGTTTTGCGCTGGACGCTTACGTTCAGGTCTACGAAGAAGGGGAGCATACGTCAAGCGATGCACGCCTGATGTATTTGATCGGGGAATTGAACCGCCGGGTCGGCGAGCGGAACGAAGCGGTAAGGTGGTTTACCCGCGTCATTCATGACGAGCGGATTGTGGATTCAGCGATGATTCGGGCTTGCCGCGAGCAGTGGCAGCTTATCCGCGAGGAGATGCATGAAGAAGGCGCTTTATCGAACGGCTGA
- a CDS encoding globin: protein MNNHITLYEAIGGGATVRRMVEAFYPHVQAHPLLGPLFPADITPVMEKQYLFLSQFFGGPSLYSDQYGHPMMRGRHLPFPITVERAEAWLSCMDQALQDIGMSEELREIVLHRLSGPAHHFVNTPDEE, encoded by the coding sequence ATGAATAATCATATAACGCTTTATGAAGCCATTGGCGGCGGGGCGACCGTGCGCCGGATGGTGGAAGCTTTTTATCCGCATGTACAAGCTCACCCGCTGCTTGGACCGTTATTTCCGGCTGATATTACACCGGTCATGGAGAAGCAATATTTGTTTTTGTCACAGTTTTTTGGCGGCCCTTCGCTTTATTCCGATCAGTACGGCCATCCGATGATGCGCGGCCGGCATTTGCCTTTTCCTATCACGGTGGAGCGGGCAGAAGCATGGCTGAGCTGTATGGATCAGGCGCTGCAGGACATCGGAATGAGCGAGGAGCTGCGGGAAATCGTGCTGCACAGGCTGTCAGGGCCGGCGCACCATTTCGTCAATACACCAGACGAGGAGTAG
- the ylbJ gene encoding sporulation integral membrane protein YlbJ gives MIKKNASFQAYAAIAAAGMFIVVLMFLFPNDTLESALRGLDIWWKVLFPALFPFFVISEFMLGFGVVHFFGKLLDPLMRPLFRLPGIGGFVVAMGYVSGYPVGAKLTAQLWEQKLVNRAEGERLVAFTTTSDPIFLIGAVSVGFFHNAALAPVLAAAHYGGALIIGLFMRFHDRKAPLTPDSSLDARHRSRGYRPSRLREAFRAMHAARLADGRFFGKLLQDAIQSALRLMIVVGGLVVFFSALMELLTHAGIIAALADGLRNLFRAIGLPGALSDAMIYGGFEVTLGARAAGTAGTGLMHQAAIAAWVLSWAGLSVHAQVASLLSRTDIRYKPLFIARLLHSFIAMALVYALWGWLAP, from the coding sequence ATGATCAAAAAAAACGCCAGCTTCCAAGCTTACGCCGCAATCGCTGCGGCAGGCATGTTTATCGTCGTCTTAATGTTCCTATTTCCGAATGATACGTTGGAATCCGCCTTGCGCGGGCTTGATATTTGGTGGAAGGTGCTGTTTCCCGCTTTGTTTCCTTTTTTTGTCATATCTGAATTTATGCTTGGATTTGGCGTTGTGCATTTTTTCGGCAAGCTGCTGGATCCGCTCATGCGCCCGCTGTTTCGTCTGCCCGGCATCGGCGGTTTTGTCGTTGCGATGGGATATGTATCGGGTTATCCGGTTGGCGCCAAGCTGACCGCGCAGCTATGGGAGCAAAAGCTCGTGAACCGTGCGGAAGGCGAACGGCTTGTCGCTTTTACGACTACCTCCGATCCGATCTTTCTGATCGGGGCTGTCTCGGTCGGCTTTTTTCATAATGCGGCACTGGCGCCGGTACTTGCTGCGGCGCATTACGGCGGCGCATTAATCATCGGTCTGTTCATGCGGTTTCATGACCGGAAAGCCCCGCTTACCCCGGATTCCTCGCTGGATGCGCGCCATCGCAGCCGCGGCTACCGGCCGTCCCGCCTGCGTGAAGCGTTCCGTGCGATGCATGCGGCCAGGCTTGCCGACGGCCGTTTCTTCGGCAAACTGCTGCAGGACGCCATTCAATCCGCGCTGCGGCTGATGATCGTTGTAGGCGGGCTTGTTGTTTTTTTCTCCGCGTTAATGGAGCTGCTCACCCATGCCGGCATTATCGCAGCGCTTGCCGACGGGCTGCGCAATCTGTTCCGAGCAATCGGGCTTCCGGGCGCCTTATCCGACGCGATGATTTACGGCGGCTTTGAAGTGACGCTTGGCGCACGGGCAGCCGGTACAGCCGGCACGGGACTGATGCATCAAGCCGCTATAGCGGCCTGGGTGCTGTCATGGGCCGGACTGTCCGTTCACGCCCAGGTGGCGAGCTTGCTCAGCCGTACCGATATACGATACAAACCGCTTTTCATAGCGCGTCTGCTGCACTCGTTTATCGCGATGGCGCTTGTCTATGCGCTATGGGGCTGGCTCGCTCCGTAA
- a CDS encoding NAD kinase: protein MKYTVIDRGDSLSKELAGRFHALAAERKFIRSDKEPEIVISIGGDGTLLQAFHKHIDRHEQVAFVGIHTGHLGFFADWKKDELDTLVQIMAEEKPNIVRYPLAEIEVETSTGITKYIAVNEATIKGVDGTVVSQININDELFEMFRGDGIVISTPSGSTAYNKSVGGAIVHPYIEALQIAEIASINNRVFRTLGSSVLLPKHHHCEIFSRKEQRLVLTIDHLNILIKDLRSVRCRVSNQKISFARYRPFPFWNRVREAFLDV, encoded by the coding sequence TTGAAATATACTGTTATTGACCGCGGAGATTCCCTCTCCAAGGAGCTTGCCGGGCGTTTCCATGCCCTTGCCGCCGAGCGGAAATTTATCCGCAGCGACAAAGAACCGGAAATCGTTATTTCTATCGGCGGAGACGGCACTCTGCTGCAAGCTTTCCACAAACATATCGACCGGCATGAGCAGGTTGCTTTTGTTGGTATCCATACAGGCCATCTTGGTTTTTTTGCAGACTGGAAAAAAGACGAGCTTGATACGCTTGTGCAAATTATGGCCGAAGAAAAGCCAAACATCGTCCGTTACCCGCTCGCGGAAATCGAAGTGGAAACATCCACCGGCATTACCAAATATATTGCCGTGAATGAAGCCACCATCAAAGGCGTAGACGGAACGGTCGTTTCCCAGATCAACATTAATGACGAGCTGTTCGAGATGTTTCGGGGCGACGGCATTGTCATTTCCACGCCTTCCGGCAGCACGGCGTACAATAAATCGGTAGGCGGGGCAATTGTCCACCCTTATATCGAAGCTTTGCAAATTGCCGAGATCGCGTCGATTAACAACCGGGTGTTCCGGACGCTGGGCTCATCGGTGCTGCTTCCTAAGCATCATCACTGTGAAATTTTTTCCAGAAAAGAACAACGTCTTGTATTAACCATCGATCACCTGAACATTCTGATCAAAGACTTGCGCTCCGTTCGCTGCCGGGTATCCAACCAAAAAATCAGCTTCGCCCGCTACCGTCCGTTTCCGTTCTGGAACCGTGTGCGCGAAGCGTTCCTTGATGTATAA